In Carassius auratus strain Wakin chromosome 36, ASM336829v1, whole genome shotgun sequence, the following are encoded in one genomic region:
- the LOC113055727 gene encoding stonustoxin subunit alpha-like — translation MIKHCGPEEAVKITVDILRKMNQNYLAEELEKTHKRVTFTNIDLWTRNDFLQYSHQLTLDLNTVNEYLHLSENNRMITFTDTDQSYPGHPDRFDPVPQVLCRESVCGRCYWELEWRGGVCISVSYKSISRKGAGYECVFGCNDQSWSLICFPDSFSFTHNNIQTDLSVKPIRSRTGVYDDVVRRIGVFVDHSAGTLSFYSVSDTMSLIHTVQTTFTQTLYPGFRVHYYGSSVKL, via the exons ATGATAAAGCATTGTGGACCAGAAGAAGCTGTGAAGATCACGGTGGACATCCTGAGGAAGATGAACCAGAACTATCTGGCTGAAGAGTTAGAGAAGACACACAAGCGAG tcaCATTCACCAACATTGATCTCTGGACCAGGAAcgacttcctacaat attcccatcagctcactctggatctgaacacagtgaatGAATACCTCCAtctgtctgagaacaacagaATGATTACATTCACTGACACAGATCAGTCGTATCCTGGTCATCCGGACAGATTTGATCCTGTGcctcaggtgttgtgtagagagagtgtgtgtggacgctgttactgggagctgGAGTGGAGAGGAGGTGTgtgtatatcagtgtcatataagagcatcagcaggaaagGAGCAggttatgagtgtgtgtttggatgtaatgatcagtcctggagtttgatcTGCTTTCCTGACAGtttctcattcacacacaataACATACAGACGGATCTCTCAGTGAAGCCCATCCGCAGCAGAACAGGAGTGTATGATGATGTTGtcaggagaataggagtgtttgtggatcacagtgcaggaactctgtccttctacagcgtctctgacacaatgagcctcatccacacagtccagaccacattcactcagacaCTCTATCCTGGATTTAGGGTTCATTATTatggatcatcagtgaaactcTAG